GTTCCCAGACGAAGGCGCCGATCGCATCGAGCTCGATCAGCCTTTCGTCGCGCAGGCGGAATATCCTGCGCAAACGGCCCCAGATGCCCCGATTATCGATGGGCGCGCGCAAGAGGGCGCCGGTCTCGGAGGCTTCCCAAGCGATCAGGGGGTTGCGGAGCGGGCGGGCGGAGAGCATCTGGGCCTTGGTGGGCATTGGGGTTCGTTTTTTGAAGAACATGGGGTTAGAGCGACCTTTGGACGACTTCTTGGAGCAGCGTATCGGAGCCGGGGCCTATGGTCATTAAAGCGATGGCGTCCGAACCGTTGAGCCAGGCGCAGGCGCAGTAGCTTTTGGATCGGCGGCGAATGGCCTCTCCCAAGGGAAAGCGGCCGACCATGTGGTAAACGTCGATATCGCCCACCTGTTCGA
The window above is part of the Armatimonadota bacterium genome. Proteins encoded here:
- a CDS encoding PqqD family protein, producing the protein MPTKAQMLSARPLRNPLIAWEASETGALLRAPIDNRGIWGRLRRIFRLRDERLIELDAIGAFVWERLDGQTTVDGLIVRLCKQYRLDRKEAEASLFAFLKMLSDRNYAALFVKKR